The DNA window AtaaaattaagaaagaaagagagttAAATAATAAAAAGATTAACATGCCGATAATAAAACATGAACCTACTTTGCAACATGTAAGTGATAAAAAATAGTAAGATTCAGAAAGAATTAGAGAATAATAAAGAAATGgtaaaggaaaaagaagaggttATTATAAGTGAAGAAGATCAATGGGAGATCAATAATAAAATATTATTAGAAAGttatgaagaagaggatgaagatataATTGAAATACATAGTAGTAAGTCAGATTCACATATTCTTTCTTTAAGAAATGAAGAATTATACAATAAAGATACTGCTATAGAAGTCATGGATATAGATCCAAGTCCATCTAAAAGAAGACGAGAACAAGAGAGAGATATAAAAATAGAAGGAGAAATGGATAGACCATCTAGAAAACCAGGTAATTGGCCACCAGAAAAGGAAGAGCCTACATATACCTATATACCTGGACAATATAAGCATATGGGTTCAAAAAGAAGAGAGTTTGAAAGGACTGTGCAATTTCAGAATTATAGAAGTGATGGTGCAATATTAAATTTAGCAGCACATGATCCTATTGATTGGCCAAATATTATAAGCATATGGAAAAGCTTAATAGTccaaaaatatatacaaaatcagcataatattGGAAGTAGAGTAGAAGATATGATCACATATTTAGAAACATTCTTAGGAGAATCAGTTAAAGTTCTATGGGAACAATGGGTAGAAACTTATCCTCATTATTATGAAGAATTAAAAAGAGCTGGTAGCAACCCTTATAATTTTGCAAATATCATATCAAGCATTGTTATAGATGAAGATCCAGAATTAGGATATACTGctttacaaaatgaaagattgaAGGAAATAGAGAAATTGACTTTAACAAATTGGAAAAGAATAAAAGAGTTCTCTCAGCATTATTTGTATAACGCCACAACTGCTAAGCAAGGCTATAATAAGAGTATAGTTGAAAGATATTTTAATAAACTACCAGATCCTTTAGGATCTATGATATTTGAAGAATATAAAAAGGAATCTAATGGAAGGGAATATAATATTTCTCAGGCTATAACTTTTGTTTTTAAGCAACTAAGAAAAATATGAACAAGCATACAAGCTCAAAGGTCAATGAAGCAATCGGATTACAACTTTTGTAATAAAATAGTTCAAATACCATTGACATATGGAGAAGAGAAATATAGAAAtaagaaataccctaaaaattataaaaagggaaatgtaaaaacaaagaaaagatattTCCTAAGGAGATCAGATAATAGAGCTCCTTTTCTTCACAAGAGAAATGTAAGAAGATATAATCCTAGAAAAAATTATGATAGTACATGTAGATGCTTTATTTGCAATTCTCCAGATCATTTAAGTAAAACTTGTCCTAATAAGGATAAGAAGAGATATTCTAATaagcaagaagagcaagaaaatATGTTAATTATAGATAGTGTTAATGAAAATATTCTGGTATGTGATGATGATAtaatggatgatgaatctatatATTCAATAATAGAAACAGATGAGATTGAATATAATGAAGAAGATGAATCAAGTGATGAAGAGATGAACTTGATTGAGGAACTAGCAGGGTTAAAAATAGAAATGATGGATCAAGTAATTCAAGATCACAAAAGAGATGACGTTAATATAAATTGTGTATTTTGTATATATTATCAAGATCCAGGAAAAAGGGCTACTTGTAGCTTATGTATAAAACAGGCATGTAGATCATGCTTAGAACAGCCAAGTGACAAGAAAGTAGTCAATACAAAATGTGAGTAAAAAATAAGATCAGTCCGAAGGAGGACTCTTCAAATGAtaaaagaaataataaatatttaaccAATACTCCACATGAGTTTCTTATCCCTAGGATAAGTTTTAAGACTGAACAAGTGCTGCCATATTTTACACAAGATATTATAGATCTACTATGGAAGAAATATGCTGAAAGACAGTACAAAACATTTCAGGATATACAAAATTACTTCATGAGGCTATATCAAGGTATAGAAAGGAATTTGGGAATAATAGTTACTATAAATACCTTTCCTTTGCTTCATCTTGATGATAAGTTAATTGTTAAGCCTCATCATAAATTTATAATACTTAAGGCTGATATAAACCTAAAATATTTTACAAATATACAAAGGCATACAGGAGAAGATATTTCTTTACAAACTATTATTGATCATGGGTTAGTCCGAGATATTTATGGAACATTGGAGGAAATACTTCAATCTGATTTAGGAAAGGCTATTAAAGAAGCATGCAAAAGATTGGCGTGTGTTCAaggaaaatataaaataaaatactttTCTAACCCACCAAAATTTACACTACCATTGAGACCAGCAAGTcatgatatatatattataaaaggTTCGTATAAATTCCCTACGATATGGTCTTCAGAAACATGGTACAATTATGAAGAAATACACTATCTGAGAGAGAAAGAATTAGCCACCATACTTTAGAATCTACCgctgtattactccacctcTGTACTACCACTACTAtaataaagggaggccgttggagctcgtccctcggtttgtaaggtaatcaaggtttgtgctaagtgcttggggtttcccgaaagggaaagccgcatgtaagcttgtcccgtggaaatggattaagctgtcctggcagcatccctgccttcctttaagctcgttcttatggggcgatgtctctacgctagggaccctagaggagaaacctctgcgcgtgtcgttctcgtgttagccctggtagcggcgtttgaggagaaccctgtgtgcgcagagaagtgttcccttcgggtggaactgcctggggagacggtagagcctgagtcctgtgtgagcgtggctggggacggtgagggtgcagtccgggctggcctggttctgaagcgagccagcgaggcatgcggtgagtaccgagtaggactgtcacaagcatagcagcacgaccggctgaatcttcggtctcgccaacccgcaaagatcctgagaatagtcttaattaaggaatatacctaatcacgtACCCGCGCGTGCTCGTATCCCCCGAAAGCGACCCGAATAGTAGCGCAATAatgcgcaatagtgagtgaatagtagCTGAATAGTGACGCCACCcgtaggtgctccacccactcaccgtgagtgctcgggcactattcatattcccgaatttgaatagtgagctgaatttaaatagtgccgcgaatttgaatagtgttcgtcgaatttgaatagtgttgtgaatagtaactcgaatTTTGAATTCCGAAAATTTTTCGAAGTCGCTCGCCCTATATATATACGCACACTTAACACCTGTATCTTCATTCTTCGTCGGCACGCATGGCTGAAGGCCTGAAACTGATCTGACACGCACTCAGTTTTCATTTTACtgaagggtgtttggatctatgGAGTTTGGATCTATGGACTAATCATGTCATATCGGACGTTTATAAaaactaaacgtgaactaattataaaactaattgcataaaccatggctaattcacgagatgaatctattaagcctaattaatccacgaTTACCATATATTTTGTGTAGCTAACATAAGGTcaaatcaaatcatgaactaattaagcttaatagaatCGCCTCGTGAATTAGTTTTCATtgatgcaattagttttgtaattaacttatatttaatatttaggATGTGACAGGAGTAAACTTTAGTCACGTAAAACCAAACAAAACTAAACAGAACTAACTAGTACTATAGGCAACCAACACTGTGCTTTGATTTTCTTCAGCTGCCAAAGCAACTTTGCTCTAGCACTCGCCGTTCACACACACAACAGCACGCTATACTACTACCTACCAGCGGCTCGTCCGATCAGCTCTACCGGAACGCCCGATCAGTAGTCGGAGGTCGATGGCGGCGCGGACCGTgagccggtggcgaggaagcgGGCGACCCGGAAGCCGGTGACGAGCGCGGCCAGCGCCAGGAACGCGAACCCCGCGAACCCGAGCGCCACCGCGGCGTCGGCccgcgcgcacgccgccgcgcctccggcggcgctcctccactcccgccctcctccgccgccgccgcacgacgCCGCGTCCCGCgccgcgacggccgccgccgccagcgccatgTACCCGAAGccctgcgcgcgcgcgcatgTACGTGAGCGTGACGCAGCTCAGGTGGTCTCCAAAAGGTTTGGGGCCGTGAGTGCGAGATGTGAAAGAGCCGGCACGCCAGCGGCTTATTACTACCTGGTCGTGTCCGAAGTCGAACCAGAGCTGCATGGCCTCCGGCAGCAGCGTGGCGCCCGTGGCCGCCTcccacgccgcggcggccgcctcgaACGCCGAGTAGACGGCCACGATGGCGTCGGCCGCCAGCAGGAACCGGAacggcgcgcggcggag is part of the Setaria italica strain Yugu1 unplaced genomic scaffold, Setaria_italica_v2.0 scaffold_154, whole genome shotgun sequence genome and encodes:
- the LOC101760977 gene encoding CASP-like protein 4C1, coding for MPLQNGARAAAEAQWQHGKPAAPPRRRAGAAVALLLLRVAALCTSAAAAALAATHGAALRRAPFRFLLAADAIVAVYSAFEAAAAAWEAATGATLLPEAMQLWFDFGHDQGFGYMALAAAAVAARDAASCGGGGGGREWRSAAGGAAACARADAAVALGFAGFAFLALAALVTGFRVARFLATGSRSAPPSTSDY